A stretch of Arachis hypogaea cultivar Tifrunner chromosome 15, arahy.Tifrunner.gnm2.J5K5, whole genome shotgun sequence DNA encodes these proteins:
- the LOC112750646 gene encoding hydroxyproline O-galactosyltransferase GALT6, with amino-acid sequence MKRRFETLSSLTRKRSIQFLAGASFLYLLLVTFEVPFVFTSLTRQDFSTATTRSSSTTTRLLSQHDLQHHQAPNRPFKTVSHNNLSPSQTHSQPGFLSGLTLDPNTFDPTRKDGSADLYKLADNAREVGLRLWTELQNPDVPKPKPVKPENRSGTCPSSVSVSGSEFSGVVALPCGLTLGSHVTVVGRAKAARPEFESTISRVREDDEPTLVSQFVVELQGLKTVEGEEPPRIFHFNPRLKGDWSGRPVIEMNTCYRMQWGASLRCDGWKSKADDDTVDRLVKCEKWIRDDEDRTEESKATWWLNRLIGRTKKVTVDWPFPFSEDKLFVLTLNAGLEGYHVTVDGRHVASFPYRTGFTLEDATGLALGGDIDVHSVFAASLPSTHPSFATQRQLEFSTRWRAPPLPDSGVELFIGVLSAGNHFAERMATRRSWMQHTLIKSSKVVARFFVALNPRKEINRELKKEAEFFGDIVIVPYLDNYDLVVLKTVAICEYGVHTVSAKYVMKGDDDTFVRVDSVIDQARKFSDESSFYIGNINYYHKPLRHGKWAVAYEEWPEEDYPPYANGPGYILSSDIARYIVSEFEAHKLRLFKMEDVSMGMWVEQFNKTKRVEYSHSLKFCQFGCIEDYYTAHYQSPRQMMCLWDKLQREGKPQCCNMR; translated from the exons ATGAAGCGAAGGTTCGAAACGCTGTCGTCTCTAACCCGAAAGAGATCCATTCAGTTCCTGGCCGGAGCCTCCTTCCTCTACCTCCTCCTGGTAACCTTTGAAGTCCCCTTCGTCTTCACCTCCCTCACGCGCCAAGACTTCTCCACCGCCACCACGCGCTCCAGTTCCACCACCACCAGACTCCTCAGCCAACATGACCTCCAACACCACCAAGCTCCAAACCGCCCCTTCAAAACCGTCTCACACAACAACCTCTCTCCGAGTCAAACTCACTCCCAACCCGGTTTCCTCTCAGGCCTCACCCTCGACCCGAATACATTTGACCCGACCCGTAAGGACGGCTCCGCCGACCTCTACAAGCTAGCCGACAACGCCCGGGAAGTGGGCCTGCGCCTCTGGACCGAGCTTCAAAACCCGGACGTTCCAAAGCCCAAGCCCGTCAAGCCGGAAAACCGGTCCGGCACGTGTCCCAGCTCGGTTTCTGTGTCCGGTTCGGAATTCTCAGGCGTGGTGGCGCTGCCGTGCGGGCTGACGTTGGGATCGCACGTGACGGTTGTCGGGAGGGCGAAGGCGGCGAGGCCGGAGTTCGAGTCGACGATATCGAGGGTGAGGGAGGACGACGAACCGACGCTGGTGTCGCAGTTCGTGGTGGAGCTGCAGGGACTGAAAACTGTTGAAGGTGAGGAGCCTCCGAGAATCTTCCACTTCAATCCTAGGTTGAAGGGAGATTGGAGCGGGAGGCCTGTGATCGAGATGAACACTTGTTACCGAATGCAGTGGGGCGCTTCTCTTAGGTGTGACGGTTGGAAATCCAAGGCTGATGATGATACTG TTGATAGGCTGGTGAAGTGTGAGAAGTGGATTCGGGATGATGAAGATCGCACAGAGGAGTCTAAGGCAACATGGTGGTTGAATAGACTCATTGGCCGCACAAAGAAAGTAACAGTTGACTGGCCGTTCCCATTCTCTGAGGACAAGCTGTTTGTTCTTACCCTTAATGCTGGATTGGAGGGTTATCATGTCACTGTCGACGGGAGGCATGTGGCCTCTTTTCCCTATCGCACT GGTTTCACTCTTGAGGATGCCACTGGGCTTGCATTGGGAGGAGACATTGATGTCCACTCTGTATTTGCTGCTTCTTTGCCCTCAACACATCCTAGTTTTGCGACACAGAGGCAACTTGAATTTTCAACCAGATGGCGAGCCCCACCACTTCCAGACTCTGGAGTGGAACTGTTTATTGGTGTACTCTCAGCTGGAAACCATTTCGCTGAGCGAATGGCTACAAGGAGGTCATGGATGCAGCATACGCTTATCAAATCGTCGAAAGTGGTTGCTCGTTTCTTTGTCGCACTG AATCCAAGAAAAGAAATCAATAGAGAGTTGAAGAAAGAAGCAGAATTTTTCGGTGACATTGTTATAGTGCCTTACCTGGATAACTATGACCTTGTCGTCTTGAAAACAGTAGCCATATGTGAATACGGG GTTCACACAGTTTCAGCTAAGTATGTCATGAAGGGTGATGATGACACTTTTGTAAGAGTGGATTCTGTTATCGACCAAGCGAGGAAGTTTTCAGATGAATCGAGCTTTTATATTGGAAACATAAATTACTACCACAAGCCGTTACGCCATGGTAAATGGGCAGTAGCATATGAG GAATGGCCAGAAGAGGATTATCCACCCTATGCTAATGGGCCAGGTTATATTTTGTCTTCTGACATCGCTCGGTACATTGTTTCTGAGTTTGAGGCGCATAAATTAAGG TTGTTTAAGATGGAAGACGTGAGTATGGGGATGTGGGTAGAGCAATTTAACAAGACAAAACGAGTGGAATACTCGCATAGCTTAAAGTTCTGCCAATTCGGCTGCATAGAAGACTATTACACGGCTCATTACCAATCGCCAAGGCAAATGATGTGCTTGTGGGATAAATTGCAAAGAGAGGGAAAGCCTCAATGTTGCAATATGCGATGA